The Corynebacterium coyleae genome segment GATGTAGGCGAATGAGTAGTCGGTGTTGACCGGCTCGCCCGCAGCGTTGAGCAGCTGGCCATCGATGACTGGCCACGGGAACGAGATCTTGAACTGCTTGAGCCAGGTCGGAATCGTGGTGCCCAGGTTTGCCAGGCCGAACACGACAACGACGATTGCGTACGGCATGAGTGCCATCCAGACGCGGCTGCCGGTGAGCGCTTCAGTGTCGCCATCTTCGTCGGCGTACGGCTCGAGGCCGAGGCGCTCACGCATGGCTTCCACACCGCGCGGCTGCCAAAAACGCAGCAGCACAAACGCGGCGCCAAGTGCGACGATGCAGGCGATAACGTCAGTGAGCTGGTAGGCGAAGTGGTTGGAGGTCCACCACTGGGCGATCGCGAAAGCCAGACCGATGACACCTGCGGCCGGGGCGGTCTCCTTGACGCCACGGAAGCCGTCGATAAGCAGCGCAATGATGAACGGCACGAAGAACGCCAGAACCGGGGTCTGGTGGCCGACGATGGCGGCGATGTTCTCGGTCTGCTCCAGCGTACGACCACCCACGTCACCTGCGGTGGTAATCGGAATGGCGACCGCGCCGAATGCCACCGGAGCGGTGTTCGCAATAAGCACCACGGTGGCGGCCTTCAGTGGCGGGATGCCGAGCGCGAGAATCATCGTCGCGGTAATAGCAACCGGGGCACCGAAGCCGGCGAGGGCTTCAAGCAGGCCACCGAAGCAGAAAGCGATGAGCATCGCCTGGATGCGAACGTCACCGTTGCCCATCTTGTCGAACACAAGACGAAGGTCCTCGAAACGACCAGAGGCGACCGTGATCTGGTAGAACCAGATGGCCGTCAGGATGACGAATACGATGGGGAACAGGCCGAACAGGCCACCGCGGAACGCGGAAGAGATGGCAAACGCGGTCGGCATATGGAAGCCGAAGATGGCCACGAGAATTGCAACGATAAGTGCAACAAAACCCGAGGTGTGAGCGCGAGCTTTCACGCCGAGCAGCATGATGAAGAAGGTTAACAGCGGCAGGGTAGACACCAATGCCGACAGACCAGTGCTGCCACCGACTGCGTCGGTGAAGATTTGGAATTGGTCCATAAAACAGGGCTCTTTCGAGACAGGAACGGAAAAAGAAACGGGTGACCGTGGCCTCGGCGTGCGAGACCCGATGGGCTAAATATGCCAAACAAGGCAGCGAAGTGAAAAGATTTGCCCCTCAAGGGGGATGTGAATTAGCGCACTTTGCGTATCGACGACCATCCGTATGCGCCCGTGTCAAAGCCCTCAATTACACTGCATGCCCATGACGCCAGCAGAACTTGCCATCACCGTAAAAGCCGCCGCAGAGCGCGTGCTTGCAGACCATGATCTCGACGCCTCTGTTGTCCCCGACACCGTGACTGTGGAGCGCCCGCGAAATCCGGAGCACGGCGACTACGCCACCAACATTGCACTGCAAGTGGCGAAGAAGGCGGGCACGAACCCGCGCGAACTCGCAGGCTGGCTTGCAGAGGTCTTGGCAGAGGACCCGGCCATCGCCGCCGCTGAGATCGCAGGGCCCGGCTTTATTAACCTGCGCCTCGCCGCAGACGCCCAGGGCCAGCTGGTAGCCAAGGTGCTCGAGGAGGGTGCCGCGTTTGGCAACTCCGACATCTACGCCGGCGAGAAGGTGAACCTGGAATTCGTCTCGGCGAACCCGACCGGCCCGATTCACCTCGGCGGTACCCGCTGGGCTGCGGTGGGTGACTCGCTGGGCCGCGTGCTCGAAGCCTCTGGTGCGAAGGTGACCCGTGAGTACTACTTCAACGACCATGGCGGCCAGATTGACCGCTTCGCGCGTTCGTTGGTTGCTGCTGCCAAGGGGGAGCCAACCCCGGAGGATGGTTACGGGGGCGATTATATTCGCGAGATCGCTCAGGCGGTCGTCGAAAAGCAGCCCAATGCTCTCGAAGGCACTGATGCTGAAGTGCAGGAGACCTTCCGCGCTGCTGGCGTGGAGATGATGTTCGCGCAGATTAAGCAGTCGCTGCACGATTTCGGCGTGGACTTCGACGTGTACTTCCACGAGAACTCGCTGTTCGAATCGGGTGCGGTGGATAAGGCGATTGCCACCCTGAAGGAAAACGGCAACCTGTATGAGGCTGACAACGCGTGGTGGCTGCGCTCCTCTGACTTTGGCGACGACAAGGATCGTGTGGTGATCAAGTCCGACGGCGACGCGGCATACATCGCCGGCGACATCGCCTACGTTGCGGACAAGTTCGACCGCGACCACACACTTGCCATTTATATGTTGGGTGCGGACCACCACGGCTACATCGCACGTCTGAAGGCTGCGGCGCAGGCGCTGGGCTACAACGCGGACGCCGTCGAAGTGCTCATCGGCCAGATGGTCAACCTAGTGCGCGACGGCCAGGCGGTGAAGATGTCCAAGCGTGCAGGCACCGTGATCACGCTTGAGGATCTTGTCGACGCCATTGGCGTGGATGGCGCGCGCTACTCGCTGGTGCGCTCCTCTGTGGACTCCTCGCTGGATATCGACCTAGATCTGTGGACGAAGCAGTCCTCCGACAACCCCGTCTACTACGTCCAGTACGGCCACGCGCGCCTGTGCTCGATTGAGCGCAAGGCGAAGGAAGCCGGCGTGACGCTGCCCGACGTCGCGGACATCGACTTGGGCCTGCTGACCCACGAGAAGGAAGGCGACCTGATCCGCACGATCGGTGAGTTCCCTGCAGTCGTGCGCGCCGCCGCGGAGCTGCGCGAGCCGCACCGCATTGCCCGCTACACCGAAGAGTTGGCCAGCGCCTTCCACAAGTTCTACGACTCCTGCCAGATCCTGCCGAAGGCCGGCGAGGCGCCGGAGCCGATCCACACGGCACGTCTCGCACTTGCGATGGCGACACGCCAGGTGATTGCAAACGCGCTGGGCCTGATCGGCGTGAGCGCCCCGGAGCGGATGTAATGACTGTTTTCGTATCCACCCCGTACAGCACCGACGAGGGCGACTTCAACGAACTGCCCACACACGTTTGGCCGCGAAACGCCAAGCGTGAAGAAGACGGGGTAGTGACCATCGCTGGTGTGCCACTGCCTGAGATCGTCGCCGAATACGGCAGCCCGGTTGTCGTCGTGGATGAGGACGATTTCCGCTCTCGCTGCCGCGACATGGCGGAAGCATTCCGTGCGCCGGAAAATGTGCACTACGCGTCGAAGGCCTTTTTGACCCGACACATTGCACATTGGGTGGATGAGGAAGGTCTTGCCCTCGATGTGGCGAGTGAAAACGAGCTCCGCATCGCACTTGCAGCCGATTTCCCGCCGGAACGCATCACTGTTCACGGCAACAACAAGTCCGACGAGTTTCTGCGCCTATGCGTGGATTCGCGCGTGGGGCATGTGGTCATCGACTCTCACCAGGAGTTAGCGCAACTGGAAGCTGTCGCCCGCGAGGCCGGTGTCATCCAAGATGTGTTCATCCGAGTGAAGCCCGGCGTGGATGCGCACACGCACGAGTTCATTGCGACGAGCCACGAAGACCAGAAGTTCGGCATTTCCCTGGCCACTGGCGATGCACTTGCTGCGGCCGTGGCAGCAATTGACTCAGATTCGCTGCAGTTGACCGGCCTGCACTGCCACGTCGGCTCCCAGGTCTTCGACGCTGAAGGCTTCAAACTGGCTGCAGAGCGCGTGCTCGGCCTGTACGCAGAAGTGTGGAAGACCTGCGGTGTCGCGCTTGGCTACCTCGATCTTGGCGGCGGCTACGGTATTGCCTACATGTCAGGGGAGCAGCCGCTCGACGTCGCGGCTGTTGCGCGCGACCTGCTTGCGTCCGTGCAGGATGTCGCCGACGAGCTCGGCATCGCCGCGCCGACTGTGGTTGTGGAGCCGGGACGTGCGATTGCTGGTCCTTCTGCGGTGACGGTGTACACCGCGGGTGTGATTAAGGAAGTCGATACCTCGTTCACCACATCTCGTCGCTACATCGCGGTCGATGGTGGCATGAGCGACAACATTCGCCCTGCGCTCTACGGGGCGCTTTACGACGCCCGCGTGGTCAACCGCTTCGTCGACGGTGACAACACCGATACCCGCCTGGTTGGTTCGCACTGTGAATCCGGCGACATTCTCGTAGAGAATGCGAAGTGGCCGAATGATATTTCCTCCGGCGATCTCATTGCGTTGGCTGCGACTGGCGCGTACTGCTACTCCATGGCCTCGAATTACAACGCGTTTGGACGTCCGGCTGTCGTGTCCGTGCGCGGCGGACAGATCACCCCGATGGTGCGCCGCGAGACCGTGGAAGACCTGTTGGCCCGCGAATATTAATTGACCTGAGTGCTTGCTTAAGCGATAGTAGACCAAGCGGTTCAAACCTGTACTTTGCAGCAACGAAAAGGAGCATCCTGACCATGACAGTTGCCAGCGCTGAAGGCATCAACGGAAATTACCCCGGCAAGGGCATCGGCACCCCGGTGGGTATTGCCGTGTTGGGCAAGGGCACCGTGGGCACGGAAGTGCTGCGACTGCTCAGCGAATTCTCCTCGAACTTGGAGAATCGCATCGGTGGCCCGATCGAGGTTCGCGGCGTGGCTGTCTCCGACGTGGACAAGCACAAGGACGCGCCTGAAGTCCAGGGACTTTACTTGACTGCGGATGCGAGCGAACTGGTCACACGCGACGACGTAGACATTGTCGTCGAACTTATCGGTGGCATTGACTACCCGCGCCAGCTGGTCCTCGAAGCACTCAACGCTGGAAAGTCGGTGGTGACGGCAAACAAGGCGCTCGTCGCAGCGCACGGTTCCGAGTTGGCTGATGCTGCGAACGCAGCCGGCGTCGACCTGTACTACGAAGCAGCCGTCGCTGCCGCGATCCCCGTGGTCGGCATGCTGCGCCGTTCGCTCGCGGGCGACCAGGTGCAGCGCATCTCCGGCATTGTTAACGGCACCACGAACTTCATCCTGGACGCGATGGCTTCCACCGGCGCGAGCTACGAGGAGGCGCTGGCTGAGGCAACCCGTTTGGGCTACGCCGAGGCTGACCCGACTGCGGACGTCGAAGGCCACGACGCGGCCTCCAAGGCAGCGATCCTTGCGTCCATGGGCTTCCACACCCGTGTGACGTTCGACGACGTCCACTGCGAGGGCATCACCAAGATCACCGCAGACGACATCGCGGCAGCGAAGAAGTCCAACCAGACGATTAAGCTGCTGGCCATCTGTGAGCGTCTCTTGGACGAAAACGGCAACACCACCGGCATTAACGCACGTGTGCACCCGACGCTGGTGCCGAACGAGCACCCTCTGGCAACGGTGGACAAGAGCTACAACGCCATCTTCGTCGAGGCAGAAGCAGCCGGCCGCCTGATGTTCTACGGCAACGGCGCCGGCGGTGCCCCAACCGCTTCCGCCGTGTTGGGCGACCTGGTCGGTGCAGCCCGTAACAAGGTCCACGGTGGCCGTGCGCCGGCGGAGAACCCGTACGCGGACTACCCGATTGTGGCGTTTGACGATGTGACCACGCGTTACCACATCAACATGACCGTCAACGACCGCGTCGGCGTGCTCGCAGACCTCACGGCTCGCTTTGCTAAGGCAGGGGTGTCGCTTTCCGCGGTCCGTCAGGAGGAATCTGGCGACGAGGCACACCTGAT includes the following:
- a CDS encoding homoserine dehydrogenase, which gives rise to MTVASAEGINGNYPGKGIGTPVGIAVLGKGTVGTEVLRLLSEFSSNLENRIGGPIEVRGVAVSDVDKHKDAPEVQGLYLTADASELVTRDDVDIVVELIGGIDYPRQLVLEALNAGKSVVTANKALVAAHGSELADAANAAGVDLYYEAAVAAAIPVVGMLRRSLAGDQVQRISGIVNGTTNFILDAMASTGASYEEALAEATRLGYAEADPTADVEGHDAASKAAILASMGFHTRVTFDDVHCEGITKITADDIAAAKKSNQTIKLLAICERLLDENGNTTGINARVHPTLVPNEHPLATVDKSYNAIFVEAEAAGRLMFYGNGAGGAPTASAVLGDLVGAARNKVHGGRAPAENPYADYPIVAFDDVTTRYHINMTVNDRVGVLADLTARFAKAGVSLSAVRQEESGDEAHLIVVTHGAREAALNGIVEELTGHDDVKAVNSVIRLDA
- the lysA gene encoding diaminopimelate decarboxylase, producing the protein MTVFVSTPYSTDEGDFNELPTHVWPRNAKREEDGVVTIAGVPLPEIVAEYGSPVVVVDEDDFRSRCRDMAEAFRAPENVHYASKAFLTRHIAHWVDEEGLALDVASENELRIALAADFPPERITVHGNNKSDEFLRLCVDSRVGHVVIDSHQELAQLEAVAREAGVIQDVFIRVKPGVDAHTHEFIATSHEDQKFGISLATGDALAAAVAAIDSDSLQLTGLHCHVGSQVFDAEGFKLAAERVLGLYAEVWKTCGVALGYLDLGGGYGIAYMSGEQPLDVAAVARDLLASVQDVADELGIAAPTVVVEPGRAIAGPSAVTVYTAGVIKEVDTSFTTSRRYIAVDGGMSDNIRPALYGALYDARVVNRFVDGDNTDTRLVGSHCESGDILVENAKWPNDISSGDLIALAATGAYCYSMASNYNAFGRPAVVSVRGGQITPMVRRETVEDLLAREY
- a CDS encoding L-lactate permease, with product MDQFQIFTDAVGGSTGLSALVSTLPLLTFFIMLLGVKARAHTSGFVALIVAILVAIFGFHMPTAFAISSAFRGGLFGLFPIVFVILTAIWFYQITVASGRFEDLRLVFDKMGNGDVRIQAMLIAFCFGGLLEALAGFGAPVAITATMILALGIPPLKAATVVLIANTAPVAFGAVAIPITTAGDVGGRTLEQTENIAAIVGHQTPVLAFFVPFIIALLIDGFRGVKETAPAAGVIGLAFAIAQWWTSNHFAYQLTDVIACIVALGAAFVLLRFWQPRGVEAMRERLGLEPYADEDGDTEALTGSRVWMALMPYAIVVVVFGLANLGTTIPTWLKQFKISFPWPVIDGQLLNAAGEPVNTDYSFAYINNPGSLMVISAIIVSIAYMVFNDNGRYSLTWGQVGKEFVDTAWKMRWSAVTIMLVLALAYVMNYSGQTVTIGEFFANLGPAFAFFAPMLGWVGVAVTGSDTSANALFANLQVTAANNLGLNPDLMLAANTTGGVVGKMISPQSLAIAATAVSMEGKESEIFKKVVGWSFGFLLAVCVIVFLQSNVLEVLAPVVP
- the argS gene encoding arginine--tRNA ligase encodes the protein MTPAELAITVKAAAERVLADHDLDASVVPDTVTVERPRNPEHGDYATNIALQVAKKAGTNPRELAGWLAEVLAEDPAIAAAEIAGPGFINLRLAADAQGQLVAKVLEEGAAFGNSDIYAGEKVNLEFVSANPTGPIHLGGTRWAAVGDSLGRVLEASGAKVTREYYFNDHGGQIDRFARSLVAAAKGEPTPEDGYGGDYIREIAQAVVEKQPNALEGTDAEVQETFRAAGVEMMFAQIKQSLHDFGVDFDVYFHENSLFESGAVDKAIATLKENGNLYEADNAWWLRSSDFGDDKDRVVIKSDGDAAYIAGDIAYVADKFDRDHTLAIYMLGADHHGYIARLKAAAQALGYNADAVEVLIGQMVNLVRDGQAVKMSKRAGTVITLEDLVDAIGVDGARYSLVRSSVDSSLDIDLDLWTKQSSDNPVYYVQYGHARLCSIERKAKEAGVTLPDVADIDLGLLTHEKEGDLIRTIGEFPAVVRAAAELREPHRIARYTEELASAFHKFYDSCQILPKAGEAPEPIHTARLALAMATRQVIANALGLIGVSAPERM